The following are from one region of the Hemibagrus wyckioides isolate EC202008001 linkage group LG24, SWU_Hwy_1.0, whole genome shotgun sequence genome:
- the ppt1 gene encoding palmitoyl-protein thioesterase 1 — protein sequence MALLLLFGSLLLLSRAAQGSNTSIPLVIWHGMGDNCCNPMSMGGIKKMVEAELPGIYVLSLMIGKNIAEDTESGFFRDVNDQVAFACDIIAKDPKLKAGYNAMGFSQGAQFLRAVAQRCPNPPMKTLISVGGQHQGVYGLPRCPGESSHICDWIRKALNSGAYTDAVQKHLVQAQYWHDPLNDDLYKQHSLFLADINQERVVNETYKKNLMTLEKFVMVKFLKDTVVDPVISEWFGFFKTGQAKETETLQQSALYTEDRLGLAQMDKAGKLVFLGTDGDHLQFTQEWFNAKLIPFLR from the exons ATGGCATTGCTGCTGCTCTTTGGATCACTGCTTTTACTCTCAAGAGCAGCACAAGGGTCCAATACCTCCATCCCGTTGGTCATATGGCATGGAATGG GAGATAACTGCTGCAACCCTATGAGCATGGGAGGTATAAAGAAAATGGTGGAAGCGGAACTGCCTGGTATATACGTGCTCTCTCTCATGATTGGAAAGAATATAGCAGAG GACACAGAAAGTGGATTTTTCAGGGATGTTAATGATCAAGTGGCCTTTGCTTGTGATATAATAGCAAAGGACCCTAAACTGAAGGCAGGATACAATGCCATGGGCTTCTCTCAGGGTGCACAGTTTCT acGCGCTGTGGCACAGAGATGCCCTAACCCTCCAATGAAGACTCTCATCTCAGTCGGTGGACAGCATCAAG GAGTTTATGGTTTGCCTCGATGCCCTGGTGAGAGTTCTCATATTTGCGATTGGATCCGAAAGGCACTCAACTCTGGGGCCTACACCGATGCAGTGCAGAAACA CTTGGTGCAGGCGCAGTACTGGCACGATCCACTCAACGATGACCTGTACAAACAGCATAGCCTCTTTCTTGCTGATATTAATCAAGAGCGG GTGGTGAATGAGACCTACAAGAAAAACCTCATGACTTTGGAGAAGTTTGTAATGGTTAAGTTTCTAAAAGACACCGTTGTGGACCCTGTGATATCCGAG TGGTTTGGCTTCTTCAAAACTGGTCAGGCTAAGGAGACTGAAACTTTGCAACAAAGTGCCTTATATACAGAG GATCGCCTAGGACTGGCACAGATGGACAAAGCTGGAAAGCTGGTGTTTCTTGGCACTGATGGAGATCATTTACAGTTTACTCAAGAGTGGTTCAATGCCAAGTTAATCCCCTTTTTGCGGTAA
- the cap1 gene encoding adenylyl cyclase-associated protein 1, producing the protein MAELAKLVQRLEVAVGRLEAISSTGGTGGSAAGGAVAAYVEAFDGLISGPVAEYLALSQKIGGDVQKHADMMKQAFTSQRQLLVTASSSQKPSDAILTSLLAPVSKVIQQVQAFREQHRSSPLFNHLSAVSESVPALGWVAMAPKPGPYVKEMQDAAMFYTNRVLKDYKDKDKTHVDWVKAYLSIWTELQAYIKQHHTTGLVWSKTGPVASASGASAAPSGGAPPPPPGPPPPAADLDKAGGGDAGSANRNALFASLNKGSDITKGLKHVSDNQKTHKNPQLRSQTGPLQSGPKPFSAARPAATTTQARTLPPVLELEGKKWRVENQEGAQGLVISDTELKQVVYAFKCNNSTLQIKGKINSITLDNCKKLGLVFDDVVGIVEVINCKDVKVQVIGKVPTISINKTDGCHVYLSQNSLSCEIVSAKSSEMNVLVPGKDGEFTEIPVPEQFKTVWDGKKLVTTATEIAG; encoded by the exons ATGGCAGAGCTGGCGAAACTGGTGCAGAGGTTGGAGGTTGCTGTTGGCCGTCTGGAAGCCATTTCCAGCACTGGAGGCACAGGTGGCTCTGCGGCTGGTGGAG CTGTGGCTGCCTATGTTGAGGCCTTCGATGGTCTGATCTCAGGCCCTGTTGCCGAATACCTCGCCCTGAGTCAGAAGATTGGTGGCGATGTTCAGAAGCAT GCTGATATGATGAAGCAAGCTTTCACCTCTCAGAGGCAGCTTCTGGTGACGGCCTCCAGCTCCCAGAAACCCTCTGAT GCAATCCTGACATCTCTGCTGGCCCCAGTGTCTAAAGTGATTCAGCAAGTGCAGGCGTTCAGGGAGCAGCACCGCTCCTCTCCACTCTTCAACCACCTCTCCGCCGTCAGCGAAAGTGTCCCTGCCCTCGGCTGGGTCGCCATG GCCCCTAAGCCAGGTCCTTATGTCAAGGAAATGCAGGATGCAGCCATGTTCTACACAAACCGTGTGCTCAAGGATTACAAAGACAA GGACAAAACTCATGTGGACTGGGTCAAGGCCTACTTGTCAATCTGGACTGAGTTGCAAGCATACATAAAGCAACATCACACCACCGGACTGGTCTGGAGCAAGACT GGTCCAGTTGCCTCAGCATCTGGAGCTTCCGCTGCTCCAAGCGGTggagctcctcctcctcctcctggcCCACCTCCTCCAGCTGCTGATCTGGACAAGGCAGGAGGTGGAGATGCAGGCTCTGCCAACCGTAATGCTCTCTTTGCCTCCCTCAACAAGGGATCTGACATTACTAAAG GGCTGAAGCATGTGTCTGATAACCAGAAGACCCACAAGAATCCTCAGCTGCGGTCTCAGACAGGCCCTCTGCAGTCAGGACCAAAACCTTTCTCAGCTGCCCGGCCAGCTGCCACCACTACCCAAGCCCGCACTCTGCCTCCAGTGCTGGAGCTGGAAGGCAAAAAATGGAGAGTG GAGAACCAGGAAGGTGCTCAGGGCCTTGTGATCAGCGACACGGAGCTCAAACAGGTGGTTTATGCCTTCAAGTGCAACAACAGCACTCTGCAGATAAAGGGAAAAATCAACTCCATCACCTTAG ACAACTGCAAGAAATTGGGCCTTGTTTTTGATGATGTTGTCGGTATTGTGGAGGTGATCAACTGCAAGGATGTTAAAGTCCAG GTTATTGGAAAGGTTCCAACCATTTCCATCAATAAAACAGATGGATGCCATGTGTACCTGAGTCAGAACTCGCTGTCCTGTGAGATCGTCAGTGCCAAGAGCTCAGAGATGAATGTGCTGGTGCCTGGCAAAGACGGAGAATtt ACTGAGATCCCTGTCCCTGAGCAATTCAAAACCGTCTGGGACGGCAAAAAGCTGGTCACTACAGCCACAGAGATTGCAGGATAA